Proteins encoded together in one Calditrichota bacterium window:
- a CDS encoding imidazolonepropionase, with translation MASILIHNIRRLITPLAANKNDSGHPLHEIEHAAVWIEGGVIKEIGNSRDLMKRVPNTIERRDAQESLMLPGFVDCHTHPVFVGNRAGEFFMRNRGANYLDIAAAGGGIHASAKKIEDASIEQIVRESLPRFESSLSFGVTTIECKSGYGLTWKGEEKLLVALREIEKIVPQKMSKTFLIHVVPKEWNAKREEFSSLVTEEMIPEVAERALASCVDVFCEDGAFTVNESRRFLTAAKAEGMTVTIHANQFGHSGGALLAAELGARSADHLEYLNDEEIRSLVDAGVAGVALPACVFFMGSIPYPPMRKMLDSGMRLAIATDLNPGTAMTESIPFCMTAASIYGRLSIAELIWAVTFDAARVLGYEQQVGSLEAGKSADFSLWDVPNIESIAYLLGSSKPRQVWIGGESVLENDDILERY, from the coding sequence TTGGCTTCAATTCTTATTCACAACATTCGAAGGCTCATTACGCCGCTCGCCGCAAACAAGAATGACAGCGGACACCCGCTACATGAAATCGAACACGCGGCAGTTTGGATTGAAGGCGGCGTGATCAAAGAAATCGGGAATTCACGCGATCTCATGAAGCGAGTTCCCAATACCATAGAACGCCGTGACGCGCAAGAATCACTCATGCTTCCGGGGTTCGTCGACTGCCACACGCATCCCGTCTTTGTCGGAAATCGAGCGGGCGAATTTTTCATGCGAAACCGCGGGGCGAACTATCTCGACATTGCGGCGGCGGGCGGCGGCATTCATGCATCCGCAAAGAAGATTGAGGACGCGTCGATTGAACAAATCGTACGCGAATCATTGCCGCGGTTTGAATCATCATTGTCTTTCGGTGTAACCACGATTGAGTGCAAGAGCGGATACGGTCTGACTTGGAAAGGCGAAGAGAAGCTGCTGGTTGCGCTTCGGGAAATTGAGAAGATCGTGCCACAAAAAATGAGCAAGACTTTCTTGATTCACGTAGTACCCAAAGAGTGGAACGCCAAGCGCGAGGAGTTTTCCTCGCTCGTAACGGAAGAAATGATCCCCGAAGTCGCCGAACGAGCGCTGGCTTCGTGCGTAGACGTTTTTTGCGAGGATGGAGCATTCACCGTAAACGAATCGCGGCGATTCTTGACGGCGGCAAAAGCCGAAGGCATGACCGTCACCATACATGCGAATCAATTTGGTCACTCCGGCGGCGCACTGCTCGCGGCAGAACTTGGCGCTCGCAGCGCTGATCATCTTGAGTACTTGAATGACGAAGAGATCAGGTCACTCGTCGACGCGGGTGTGGCAGGCGTCGCTCTTCCCGCATGCGTCTTTTTTATGGGTTCGATCCCTTATCCACCGATGCGCAAGATGTTGGACAGCGGAATGCGGCTTGCCATTGCGACTGATTTGAATCCGGGAACCGCGATGACGGAGTCGATTCCGTTTTGCATGACTGCGGCGTCGATATACGGAAGGCTGTCGATAGCGGAACTAATCTGGGCCGTGACGTTTGATGCGGCGCGCGTACTCGGATACGAACAGCAGGTCGGATCCTTGGAAGCAGGCAAATCAGCCGACTTTTCCCTTTGGGACGTTCCCAACATTGAGTCGATCGCTTATCTGCTTGGTTCCTCAAAGCCAAGGCAAGTGTGGATTGGCGGAGAATCGGTTTTGGAGAACGACGATATTCTTGAGCGTTACTAA
- a CDS encoding GGDEF domain-containing protein, which yields MNSLIAKLSTELRFRDWRVFRVSGEELRALDFALTQAGGAKQIVAEGYSGSRVEISRDEDMVVVVESEPIAPALFSVSGERFTVAFARLSQHLEWFQDLGMAVDARQDKVSSGIVSASLEMLWRLWEQRCRSRALECVQSEYRMDREGADFFDAIESRLRALFMPDYLEIAPLNSAAYWPDRPDGWSWIYASRPEYQWPVPLAPDFESALLNRGTVELVREFDDHMLSLPQATNTSQLKCGVFIPLSYRGHGIGLIKLLFARDIIMSTSEEAALPTVLHGLSLTFDRTAQHLRTQRMAMVDGLTNLFNHRFFLAQLRTEFQRSLRYGGVMTLLMIDVDGFKNYNDTYGHQAGNKVLSWVASQIRRTVRDIDVVARYGGEEFALILPEIRAEQGLIVAEKIRKVISATEITSESGEKHAPITISCGVTDSTGCKSPEDMIDRADQALYWVKRNGRNLVRMATLE from the coding sequence ATGAATTCACTAATAGCCAAACTTTCGACTGAACTACGATTCCGAGATTGGAGAGTCTTTCGGGTCTCCGGTGAGGAGTTGCGCGCGCTGGACTTTGCACTTACGCAAGCTGGAGGCGCGAAACAAATTGTTGCAGAAGGATATTCCGGATCGAGAGTTGAAATTTCCCGTGACGAGGACATGGTCGTCGTGGTGGAATCGGAGCCGATCGCGCCCGCCTTGTTTAGCGTGTCGGGCGAACGGTTTACGGTCGCTTTCGCCAGACTTTCGCAGCATCTCGAGTGGTTTCAGGATTTGGGCATGGCTGTAGATGCGAGGCAAGATAAAGTTTCTTCAGGAATCGTGAGCGCTTCGCTGGAAATGCTATGGAGACTTTGGGAGCAGCGCTGCCGCAGTCGCGCCTTGGAATGCGTGCAGAGCGAGTACCGGATGGATAGAGAAGGTGCGGATTTCTTTGACGCGATAGAATCTCGTTTGCGAGCTCTCTTCATGCCGGATTACTTGGAAATCGCTCCGCTAAATTCAGCGGCATACTGGCCGGATCGACCGGACGGTTGGTCATGGATTTATGCGAGCAGGCCGGAGTACCAATGGCCGGTACCGTTGGCGCCGGACTTTGAGAGCGCGCTGTTGAACCGTGGCACGGTTGAATTGGTTAGAGAGTTCGACGATCATATGTTGTCTTTGCCGCAAGCGACTAATACGTCGCAACTAAAGTGCGGAGTGTTTATTCCACTTTCATACCGCGGGCATGGAATCGGTTTGATAAAGCTGCTTTTTGCCCGGGACATCATAATGTCAACGTCAGAAGAAGCAGCGCTTCCAACCGTTCTGCACGGACTTTCACTGACATTTGACCGAACGGCACAGCATCTCCGCACGCAGAGAATGGCGATGGTTGACGGCTTGACAAACCTCTTCAACCACCGCTTTTTTTTGGCGCAGCTGCGAACCGAATTCCAGCGTTCGTTGCGCTACGGAGGCGTGATGACTTTGTTGATGATCGATGTAGATGGTTTTAAGAATTACAACGACACCTATGGCCATCAGGCGGGCAACAAAGTACTCTCTTGGGTTGCGAGTCAAATTCGCCGGACGGTCCGGGATATTGACGTCGTTGCACGCTATGGTGGGGAGGAATTTGCGTTGATCCTTCCGGAAATCCGTGCGGAACAAGGTTTGATAGTTGCCGAGAAGATTCGCAAGGTGATTTCGGCTACAGAAATTACGTCAGAATCAGGGGAGAAACATGCTCCAATCACAATTTCCTGCGGCGTGACTGACAGCACGGGCTGCAAGAGTCCGGAGGACATGATAGACCGTGCGGATCAAGCGCTGTATTGGGTAAAACGAAATGGCCGAAATCTTGTGAGAATGGCAACTCTCGAATGA
- the hutU gene encoding urocanate hydratase, producing the protein MFEIPKTPTGAKLTCKGWLQEAAYRMLLNNLDAEVAEDREHLIVYGGTGKAARNREALRLILESLKKLESDETLLVQSGKPIGVVKTHADAPRVLIANSNLVPQWANWDYFHELEAKGLIMYGQMTAGSWIYIGTQGILQGTYETFSAAAQQNFGGTLAGTWTLTGGLGGMGGAQPLAVTLNGGAVLVVEVDRARLKRRVEIGYCDKACESLDEALELVKTAAKEKRALSVGLLGNCADVFPELVKRGELPHIVTDQTSAHDELNGYVPHEMSFEEALALRNRDTKEYIKRSMHSMAVHCKAMKEMQDKGVIAFDYGNNLRGQALKAGYAEAFAYPGFVPAYVRPLFCEGKGPFRWAALSGDPEDIFAIDRKALQLFPNDAGLQRWMRDATPKIPFQGLPSRICWLGQGDRAKLGLAMNDMVASGEVSAPIVIGRDHLDCGSVASPNRETEAMKDGSDAISDWPLLNALVNTASGATWVSFHHGGGVGIGASQHAGQVIVADGTPEAAKRLQRVLTNDPAMGVFRHHDAGYELATKTANNKNVRIPGLNF; encoded by the coding sequence ATGTTTGAAATTCCAAAAACTCCAACGGGAGCGAAGCTGACTTGCAAAGGTTGGTTGCAGGAAGCTGCTTACCGCATGCTTCTGAACAATCTCGATGCAGAGGTGGCCGAAGATCGCGAACATTTAATTGTATACGGAGGCACCGGGAAGGCTGCGCGCAATCGTGAAGCGTTAAGACTAATTCTGGAGTCGTTAAAGAAACTTGAATCCGACGAGACCCTGTTAGTTCAGTCGGGAAAACCGATTGGAGTGGTCAAGACTCATGCTGATGCTCCGCGTGTGCTAATCGCAAATTCGAACCTTGTGCCGCAATGGGCGAACTGGGACTACTTCCACGAACTTGAGGCCAAGGGCCTGATCATGTACGGCCAAATGACAGCGGGGTCGTGGATTTACATCGGAACACAGGGTATTCTGCAAGGAACCTATGAGACGTTTTCCGCCGCGGCGCAACAGAATTTCGGAGGGACGCTGGCTGGAACATGGACACTGACCGGCGGCCTGGGCGGCATGGGCGGAGCACAGCCACTCGCGGTCACGCTAAACGGCGGTGCGGTGCTGGTTGTTGAAGTAGATCGCGCAAGGCTGAAAAGAAGAGTCGAGATTGGCTATTGCGACAAAGCCTGCGAGTCGCTTGACGAAGCGCTCGAGCTGGTGAAAACCGCGGCCAAAGAGAAGCGCGCACTCTCCGTTGGTCTACTAGGTAACTGCGCGGATGTTTTTCCCGAACTTGTGAAGCGTGGCGAATTACCGCATATCGTGACCGATCAGACTTCCGCGCACGACGAATTGAACGGGTATGTTCCGCATGAAATGTCTTTCGAAGAAGCGCTTGCTCTTCGCAATAGAGATACCAAAGAGTACATCAAGCGTTCGATGCACTCTATGGCAGTGCATTGCAAGGCGATGAAAGAGATGCAAGACAAAGGCGTCATCGCATTCGACTACGGCAACAACTTGCGTGGCCAAGCTCTCAAGGCAGGCTACGCCGAGGCGTTCGCATATCCCGGTTTCGTTCCCGCTTATGTGCGGCCTCTCTTCTGTGAAGGAAAAGGACCGTTTCGCTGGGCGGCACTCTCGGGTGATCCGGAAGATATTTTTGCGATTGACCGCAAAGCGCTCCAACTCTTCCCAAACGACGCAGGTCTACAGCGCTGGATGCGAGACGCGACGCCCAAGATTCCGTTTCAAGGTTTGCCTTCCCGCATCTGTTGGTTGGGGCAAGGTGACCGCGCAAAACTTGGATTGGCAATGAACGACATGGTGGCGTCGGGAGAGGTTTCAGCACCAATCGTAATTGGTCGCGATCATCTCGACTGTGGATCAGTCGCGTCCCCTAACCGCGAAACGGAAGCTATGAAAGACGGCTCTGACGCGATTTCAGACTGGCCGCTCCTCAATGCGCTTGTCAATACGGCCAGCGGTGCGACGTGGGTGAGTTTTCACCACGGTGGAGGAGTCGGGATCGGTGCCTCGCAGCATGCGGGGCAAGTCATCGTTGCTGACGGCACACCCGAAGCCGCAAAGCGTTTACAACGTGTCTTGACAAATGACCCCGCCATGGGCGTCTTCCGTCATCACGATGCAGGTTACGAACTGGCAACAAAAACCGCAAATAACAAAAATGTCCGCATTCCCGGACTGAATTTTTAA
- a CDS encoding enoyl-CoA hydratase/isomerase family protein produces the protein MMSYENILWEVDGNVGILTINRPKALNSLNGATLNDIENCLDKNLNESVKALVVTGAGEKSFVAGADIAEIHELNAQTGLTFTERGNRLFSKIESLSIPVIAAVGGFALGGGCELAMACHIRIASEKAKFGQPEIKLGIIPGYGGTQRLARLVGSGRALDLLLTGRMIDANTALQWGLANEIVAPDQTLGRAKELAGQLAQCAPLARRAILEAVYQGTGRPLSDGLKVEEKLFAFCCGTSDKNEGTAAFLEKREATFTGK, from the coding sequence ATCATGAGCTACGAAAATATTCTTTGGGAAGTCGACGGCAACGTAGGCATCCTCACGATCAATCGACCCAAGGCGTTGAACTCGCTGAACGGCGCTACTTTGAACGATATCGAAAACTGTCTTGACAAAAATCTGAACGAGTCAGTCAAGGCTCTCGTCGTAACAGGTGCCGGCGAAAAGAGCTTCGTCGCGGGAGCAGACATAGCAGAAATTCACGAACTGAACGCACAAACGGGTCTAACGTTCACCGAACGCGGCAATAGGTTATTTTCCAAAATCGAGTCGCTTTCAATTCCAGTGATCGCCGCAGTCGGCGGATTTGCGCTGGGTGGAGGTTGCGAGCTTGCAATGGCCTGCCACATTCGCATCGCGTCAGAAAAAGCGAAGTTCGGTCAACCGGAAATAAAACTGGGCATCATTCCCGGCTACGGCGGCACGCAGCGGCTTGCGCGCTTGGTGGGCTCTGGCCGCGCGTTGGACTTGCTTTTGACAGGCCGCATGATTGATGCAAACACGGCTTTGCAATGGGGACTCGCCAACGAAATCGTCGCGCCGGATCAGACGTTAGGTCGCGCAAAAGAACTCGCCGGGCAGCTCGCGCAGTGCGCGCCGCTTGCTCGCAGAGCGATTCTCGAAGCAGTTTATCAGGGCACAGGACGACCCTTGTCCGACGGACTCAAAGTCGAAGAGAAGTTGTTCGCCTTCTGCTGCGGAACAAGTGACAAGAACGAAGGCACGGCGGCATTTCTCGAAAAGCGCGAAGCGACGTTCACGGGAAAATAG
- a CDS encoding glycogen synthase yields the protein MTGAPLRILHIASEVAPFSKSGGLADVCSSLPLALGDLGHEVVVFSPRYGALREFNPRSETSETSITLNNQTFSIKFLEQNSDVSGVRFMFVECPELFERNGYYYDPLTNSDFTDNDARFAVFVCAALTWCKENDWIPQVVHGHDWQAGGAPLFMRSPRFEHAFDSSRFVFTIHNMAFQGRFHSGSRVWFDHAEDLADIGGPAEFHGMFNLLKLAIELADAINTVSPTYAHELRTVENMSFGLGPLLHKRHGHFFGILNGLDTTVWNPETDEHLPVQFNSTTLALRNRNKRALCERLELEYDKSIPLVGMVTRISEQKGFGALLPTVGELISEPAQLVVLGSGDPHFEDQLKLMEKTYPQRVRLVTEYNEPLAHLIYGGSDIFLMPSLFEPCGLSQMMALRYGAPPVARDTGGLSDTISDVSHDPNSGTGFLFREYSSQALSAAINRAFGMFHSTMRWRQMQRRGMKGDFSWRRSAHVYEEMYKRTLNNPRVVA from the coding sequence ATGACCGGAGCACCTTTGCGGATACTACACATAGCTTCGGAAGTGGCGCCGTTCTCCAAGTCTGGCGGTCTTGCGGACGTCTGTTCTTCCTTGCCTTTGGCCTTAGGAGACTTGGGGCATGAGGTGGTCGTTTTCTCTCCGCGTTACGGAGCGCTTCGAGAATTCAATCCCCGCTCTGAGACAAGCGAAACTTCGATTACGCTTAACAACCAAACTTTTTCGATCAAGTTCCTCGAACAAAACAGTGATGTTTCCGGAGTTCGCTTCATGTTCGTGGAGTGCCCCGAGTTGTTTGAGCGTAATGGGTATTACTACGATCCACTTACGAACAGTGACTTCACTGACAATGATGCGCGTTTTGCGGTGTTCGTTTGCGCTGCCCTCACGTGGTGCAAAGAGAACGATTGGATTCCTCAGGTTGTTCATGGCCACGATTGGCAAGCCGGCGGTGCTCCGTTGTTTATGCGTTCGCCGAGATTCGAGCATGCGTTCGATTCAAGCCGGTTTGTTTTTACGATACATAACATGGCATTCCAAGGACGCTTTCATTCTGGATCGAGAGTTTGGTTTGACCATGCAGAAGACTTGGCAGATATCGGCGGCCCCGCGGAGTTTCACGGGATGTTCAATCTATTGAAACTCGCAATCGAATTGGCAGACGCAATAAACACGGTTAGCCCAACGTATGCGCACGAGCTTCGCACTGTCGAGAACATGAGTTTTGGACTTGGACCGTTGCTTCACAAAAGACACGGCCACTTTTTCGGTATTCTCAATGGTCTGGATACCACCGTTTGGAATCCCGAAACTGATGAACATCTTCCCGTGCAATTCAATTCGACGACCCTTGCGCTGCGAAACCGCAACAAAAGGGCGCTTTGCGAACGCCTTGAACTGGAGTACGACAAATCAATTCCGTTAGTCGGAATGGTAACCCGCATTTCAGAACAAAAGGGATTTGGGGCCTTGCTTCCCACGGTCGGAGAGCTGATAAGCGAGCCTGCGCAGCTTGTGGTTCTTGGCAGCGGAGATCCGCACTTTGAAGATCAACTCAAGCTGATGGAGAAAACATATCCGCAACGCGTGAGGTTGGTTACTGAGTACAACGAGCCTCTTGCGCACCTGATTTATGGAGGCTCGGATATTTTCTTGATGCCCTCTCTGTTTGAGCCTTGCGGCCTCAGTCAAATGATGGCGTTGCGCTATGGCGCACCACCCGTCGCCAGGGATACCGGAGGGCTCTCTGATACGATCAGTGACGTCTCGCATGATCCTAATAGCGGCACGGGATTTTTGTTCCGAGAGTATTCGTCGCAGGCTCTGTCCGCTGCAATCAACCGGGCATTCGGAATGTTTCATTCTACAATGCGTTGGCGACAGATGCAGAGGAGGGGAATGAAAGGGGATTTCTCGTGGCGGAGGTCAGCGCACGTTTACGAAGAAATGTACAAGCGAACATTGAATAATCCGCGAGTCGTTGCGTGA
- a CDS encoding Rne/Rng family ribonuclease — translation MKRELVINSTTTETRIALVEDGSLVNLFVEFPDAERNVGDIYKATVRKVLPGMQAAFLDIGWEIDGFIHFSDLFQSAVDMAEGTEIEEVTQPEKREGRKRSWKPRAELKGGQEILVQVIKEPLGTKGPRLTSQISLPGRFLVLVPGDNLVGVSKRIPDVKERKRLKTILKQIKPDGFGLICRTIGEGKSEAEVRHDLNMLVRLWRMIETKIETAPSPSRLHKEAPLTSSVIRDLFGPDIERVIIDDKRLYREIKTYVRAVAKPLLDRVSYHESPGPIFDLYNIEQEIEKGLSRKVWFGGGSYLIIEQTEAVVTIDVNSGRFVGKEEQDENNLRVNLKACREIARQIRLRDLGGILIIDFIDMYHESNRKKVFDAMHQAMSGDRAKWDIAPISQFGIMEMTRQRTKSSLVHAFNEPCPMCGGSGLVESKETVVTRLQSWVRRFRASTGEMGLTIKAHPVIVDYITQGMRSHLRRIMWDALLYIKLEPDPTLKIDEFKGYSWRQKREVTSEFQSRTEKAAT, via the coding sequence TTGAAAAGAGAATTAGTTATCAATTCAACGACGACTGAGACGCGTATTGCGCTGGTCGAAGACGGATCGTTGGTCAACCTCTTCGTGGAGTTCCCGGACGCGGAACGAAACGTCGGGGACATCTACAAGGCTACCGTGCGAAAAGTCCTGCCGGGGATGCAGGCGGCCTTCTTGGACATTGGTTGGGAAATAGACGGGTTTATTCACTTTTCGGATCTGTTCCAGAGTGCCGTGGACATGGCTGAAGGAACGGAAATCGAAGAAGTGACGCAGCCCGAAAAGCGCGAGGGCCGTAAACGTTCATGGAAGCCGCGCGCGGAGCTGAAAGGCGGCCAAGAGATTCTTGTGCAGGTGATCAAAGAGCCACTCGGCACGAAGGGCCCTCGATTAACTTCGCAGATTTCTTTGCCCGGACGGTTCCTTGTACTGGTTCCGGGTGACAATCTGGTCGGCGTCTCAAAACGGATTCCCGATGTCAAAGAGCGTAAGCGTTTGAAGACAATCCTAAAGCAAATCAAGCCGGATGGCTTTGGCTTGATTTGCCGCACGATTGGCGAAGGAAAGTCGGAGGCGGAGGTTCGGCACGACTTGAACATGCTCGTGCGTTTGTGGCGGATGATTGAGACGAAGATTGAAACCGCACCTTCGCCGAGCCGTCTGCACAAGGAAGCTCCGCTCACGTCAAGCGTCATTCGTGATCTTTTCGGTCCGGATATCGAGCGTGTGATCATTGACGACAAGCGCCTCTATCGAGAGATCAAGACCTATGTGCGGGCCGTGGCGAAGCCACTGTTGGATCGCGTAAGCTATCACGAAAGCCCGGGACCAATTTTCGATCTTTATAACATCGAACAGGAGATCGAGAAAGGTCTTTCACGCAAAGTTTGGTTTGGCGGCGGAAGCTACTTGATTATCGAGCAGACTGAAGCCGTGGTAACGATCGACGTGAACTCCGGCAGGTTCGTCGGGAAAGAGGAGCAGGACGAAAACAACTTGCGCGTAAACCTGAAAGCCTGTCGCGAAATCGCGCGCCAGATTCGATTGCGCGATTTGGGTGGCATCCTCATCATCGACTTCATCGACATGTACCACGAGTCCAACCGCAAGAAGGTCTTTGATGCGATGCACCAAGCCATGTCCGGTGATCGCGCGAAATGGGACATTGCACCGATTAGTCAGTTTGGGATTATGGAGATGACTCGCCAGCGTACGAAATCGTCCCTCGTACATGCCTTTAACGAACCTTGTCCCATGTGCGGAGGCTCCGGTCTGGTAGAGTCAAAGGAAACGGTCGTAACCCGCCTTCAATCGTGGGTGCGGCGCTTCCGTGCCTCGACAGGGGAGATGGGGCTCACGATCAAAGCACATCCGGTGATTGTTGATTATATCACTCAAGGCATGAGATCGCACCTCCGGAGGATCATGTGGGACGCTTTGCTGTACATCAAATTAGAGCCGGATCCTACCTTAAAGATAGATGAATTCAAGGGTTACAGTTGGCGACAGAAGCGCGAGGTAACCAGCGAATTTCAAAGTCGGACAGAGAAAGCGGCCACTTGA
- a CDS encoding BamA/TamA family outer membrane protein, whose product MRKLIKTACFLAAIVSCRSATAVDIHAEGEFSTARLEKLIEMAGVSDIDSAADFVTDTLCALGYFGVGIDRVGDSLNVKSGPHFNMSFGRLFGDSTLLPIGFVDHLPLRSGAPFESWRIEASADEILSWCENHGYPFAQVKVDSISLDYDAATAEIHLDFLAGPRIDIEFLEFQGISISHPKLLERESRLKIGSPYNESKARQAQRRLQHLEYLRTVSDPQIVVNDAGQSGVLYRVSECKLSRLDAVAGLTPKTEGESQTVTGLIDLQFLNLFGSGRRGKVYWQRPNRGVQELSLAWREAWVLGTPFYVDASFEQRVEDTLYVTRGFGGRAGYPVSSSTEVYGGITREELLADSATAVQFGFVTNQTLLLEIGVAVDTRDHTTNPRGGIRFETSGANGTRTTDSPPEGSTDTKFNQRRASVDFEVNHEFRSFWIVHVSGHARVLNTDEPKVQAADKYRLGGARTLRGYREEQFQGEQIAWTTIEARYWLGPASRLAIFTDWGTVYNSSPGSASTSTLIEGAYGVGMRLETGIGIWGVDYGIATGSSPLNGQLHVSLLSLF is encoded by the coding sequence ATGAGAAAGCTGATCAAAACAGCGTGCTTTCTGGCCGCGATTGTAAGTTGCCGATCGGCGACTGCGGTTGACATTCATGCCGAGGGTGAATTCAGTACTGCCCGGCTGGAAAAGCTGATTGAAATGGCGGGCGTCTCTGATATCGACAGCGCTGCGGATTTCGTTACAGATACCTTGTGTGCCTTGGGTTACTTTGGTGTGGGAATTGACCGCGTTGGTGATTCTCTAAATGTAAAAAGCGGTCCGCACTTCAATATGAGTTTTGGCAGGCTGTTTGGAGACTCAACGCTGTTGCCGATCGGCTTTGTGGACCATCTGCCTCTGAGAAGCGGTGCACCTTTTGAAAGCTGGCGAATCGAGGCCTCGGCCGACGAGATCTTGTCATGGTGTGAAAATCATGGATATCCGTTCGCGCAAGTCAAGGTTGACTCGATATCATTAGATTACGATGCCGCCACGGCGGAAATTCACCTCGATTTTCTTGCCGGACCGAGGATTGATATCGAGTTTCTGGAGTTTCAGGGAATTTCGATATCACATCCAAAGCTGCTGGAGCGTGAAAGCAGGCTCAAAATCGGATCGCCGTACAACGAAAGCAAGGCGCGGCAGGCGCAGCGGCGACTTCAGCATTTGGAGTACCTGCGAACGGTAAGTGATCCGCAAATCGTCGTCAACGATGCGGGTCAAAGCGGAGTGCTTTACCGGGTGTCGGAGTGCAAACTGTCGCGGCTCGATGCCGTTGCAGGGCTTACGCCGAAGACGGAAGGTGAGTCCCAAACTGTGACCGGATTGATCGATCTGCAGTTCCTGAATCTTTTTGGCAGCGGAAGACGTGGCAAGGTATATTGGCAAAGGCCGAACAGGGGGGTGCAAGAGCTCTCTCTGGCCTGGCGCGAGGCGTGGGTTCTTGGAACTCCATTTTATGTCGACGCGTCATTTGAGCAGAGAGTCGAAGACACTCTTTATGTGACACGTGGATTCGGCGGTCGAGCGGGTTATCCTGTTTCGTCCAGCACAGAAGTGTACGGCGGAATCACACGGGAAGAGTTGCTCGCGGACTCAGCAACTGCTGTTCAATTTGGGTTTGTGACGAACCAGACCTTGCTTCTCGAGATAGGTGTGGCCGTAGACACCCGCGACCATACGACCAATCCGCGTGGTGGAATCCGGTTTGAGACCAGCGGCGCAAATGGCACTCGTACGACGGACTCACCACCGGAAGGATCGACGGATACGAAATTCAACCAAAGAAGAGCTTCGGTTGATTTTGAAGTCAACCACGAATTCAGGTCGTTTTGGATCGTGCACGTGTCCGGTCATGCGCGCGTGCTGAATACGGATGAGCCGAAGGTTCAGGCTGCTGACAAGTACCGGCTTGGCGGAGCGCGCACGTTGCGTGGCTACCGCGAAGAACAGTTTCAAGGTGAGCAGATTGCATGGACGACTATCGAGGCGCGGTACTGGCTCGGCCCTGCTTCACGGCTTGCAATTTTCACGGATTGGGGAACGGTATACAACTCGTCTCCGGGGAGTGCAAGTACGTCCACATTGATCGAAGGTGCGTACGGAGTGGGGATGCGGCTTGAAACAGGCATCGGAATCTGGGGAGTTGATTACGGAATTGCGACCGGCAGTTCGCCGTTGAATGGGCAACTGCACGTGTCTTTACTGAGTTTATTTTAG
- a CDS encoding 5'-nucleotidase, lipoprotein e(P4) family: MTRYILIATALFAISCSHSKPYVYHRQTNELLHSVLWVQRSAEYYAACETAYQSAANELERALSDTNWTAATEQVPPYGKKPPAIIVDCDETVLDNSAYEARLILDKASYPNGWDDWCCEENALAIPGAVEYLKAADRRGVAVFYVTNRGQNLDECTWRNLRAQGFPQTNTAEQVLSKGEREDWGSDKTTRREYIARTHRIVQIAGDNLNDFIGYKKTSEERDALAREHQSWWGSRWIMIPNPMYGDWERALLNYDNGLGDSLVLKKKYDALQPAR, translated from the coding sequence ATGACACGTTACATCTTGATTGCAACGGCTCTTTTTGCGATATCATGTTCGCATTCAAAGCCCTACGTCTATCATCGCCAAACCAATGAACTTTTGCACAGCGTGCTTTGGGTGCAGCGTTCGGCAGAGTATTACGCGGCGTGCGAAACAGCCTACCAAAGTGCCGCAAATGAGCTTGAGCGAGCACTTTCGGATACAAACTGGACTGCCGCTACCGAACAGGTACCTCCATATGGGAAAAAGCCGCCGGCGATCATTGTGGACTGCGACGAAACGGTGTTGGATAACTCGGCTTATGAAGCTCGTTTAATCCTCGACAAAGCCTCATATCCAAATGGCTGGGATGATTGGTGTTGTGAGGAGAATGCTCTTGCGATCCCAGGAGCAGTTGAGTATCTCAAAGCAGCGGATCGCCGTGGTGTTGCAGTATTCTATGTCACGAACCGCGGCCAGAACCTCGACGAATGCACTTGGCGGAATCTACGAGCTCAAGGCTTTCCGCAAACCAATACGGCCGAACAAGTTTTGAGTAAAGGCGAACGTGAGGACTGGGGCTCAGACAAGACGACTCGCCGCGAATACATTGCTCGGACACATCGCATCGTCCAGATTGCCGGTGACAATCTAAATGATTTTATCGGATACAAGAAGACTTCTGAGGAGCGCGACGCACTTGCACGTGAACATCAGTCATGGTGGGGTTCACGTTGGATAATGATTCCGAATCCCATGTATGGGGATTGGGAACGAGCCTTGTTGAATTATGACAATGGTCTCGGTGATAGTCTCGTCTTGAAGAAAAAGTACGATGCGCTGCAGCCGGCGAGATAG